One [Clostridium] saccharolyticum WM1 DNA segment encodes these proteins:
- a CDS encoding Fur family transcriptional regulator, giving the protein MANYKTEQRKQLVAFLQENPDKQFSAKQIADCLSDSSVSLSAVYRNLTYLQDKGRINRFTKEGSREFFYQYIHLDDCRNCIHMNCIKCGETVHMNAGIADRMLDDILRIDGFQIKKEKSVIYGICKNCI; this is encoded by the coding sequence TTGGCAAACTATAAGACAGAACAAAGAAAACAGCTTGTTGCCTTTTTACAGGAGAATCCTGACAAGCAGTTTTCTGCTAAACAGATTGCTGACTGCCTTTCCGATTCATCCGTGAGTTTAAGTGCAGTGTACCGTAATCTCACTTATCTCCAGGACAAAGGACGGATCAACCGTTTTACGAAGGAAGGGAGCAGAGAATTTTTCTACCAGTACATCCATTTGGATGATTGCCGTAATTGTATTCATATGAACTGCATAAAATGCGGAGAGACCGTTCATATGAATGCCGGCATCGCCGACAGAATGCTGGATGACATTTTAAGGATTGACGGGTTCCAGATCAAAAAAGAAAAGTCTGTGATTTACGGCATCTGCAAAAATTGCATCTGA